A segment of the Calditerricola satsumensis genome:
CAAAAATCAATGGTGTTGCTTTCAATCCTCTTGCAACGAGTCAGTCTTCTGCAACGGTATGCGCCGACTTTGAACGAACTGTCCCAAGCTCTCTTTCAATCCTCTTGCAACGAGTCAGTCTTCTGCAACGTGGAATTGCGTGCCCATCTGCGGCGGCGTTCACGTACCTTTCAATCCTCTTGCAACGAGTCAGTCTTCTGCAACTATAGCGAACCGCTGATAAAACACCTCGATGTCGCGCCTTTCAATCCTCTTGCAACGAGTCAGTCTTCTGCAACAGACGCGGCAGTATAGTCGTAATACGTACCGTTTACCTTTCAATCCTCTTGCAACGAGTCAGTCTTCTGCAACCTGCCCTTGCGCAATATGATTACCCGACGCTAAGGGCGCCTTTCAATCCTCTTGCAACGAGTCAGTCTTCTGCAACGGACTCGAACACGACCGCCGAGAGCGGGAGAAGCGGCGCTTTCAATCCTCTTGCAACGAGTCAGTCTTCTGCAACTTCAGCGCGCGCTTCAGGGGATGAGCGAAGTAGCAACTTTCAATCCTCTTGCAACGAGTCAGTCTTCTGCAACGGGGTCTGGCGATTTTTGGTTCGCGATCTCGTTAATCTTTCAATCCTCTTGCAACGAGTCAGTCTTCTGCAACGGGAGCCTTGACGCGGCCAAGGCGGCCCGCAAGATGCTTTCAATCCTCTTGCAACGAGTCAGTCTTCTGCAACCGATGTCGGTGAGCCGTGAAAGCCTTGTCTTGTCTGGGATTTTACCATATACCCCCGCTCGTTGCCAAGATTTTTTTCGAAAATGACCGGTTTGCACGAAAACCGGGGGTCAGCCACGAAAAATTGTTAACTTCTTTTTTATTAGTGTTAACAAATATCCCCGAACGTATCAGTACATCTGAACCCTGGTGAAATAAAAAACGCCCCTTGCGAGCGCAAGGGACGTTTGAAAACACGAATGCCAATTTTCAGAAGCAATCGACCAACCGTTTGGCTTGAGCGGGACTTTCCTCAAACGCGCCGGACGCATCATCGAGATCGTTGCAATAGCGGCGCATCTCGCAGCTAAAGCAGCGGGCACGGGATCGCGGCTCGGGAAAAATTTCCCGTTCCACCATGGTGCGCATCATGGTGAGCATGCGCCGGATGTGGGTGCGCAGCCCCTCGGTAATGGGAACGTTGTGGGCACGCTTCTCCGGGATGATATACAGAAAGGCCTTGTGCACCGGGGTGCCCGTCACTTCTTCAAGGGCCATGGCGTACGCCGCCAGTTGGTATTTGAAATTGTTCCGTACGCCGCTGGCCGTATCTTTGCATTCGACGGGGTAATACCGCTGGCCGTTGGCGTTCGGCGCTTCGGCATCGATGACGAGGTCAATCTTTCCGCGCAGGCCCAGTTTTTCGGCATAAACCGGCACATGGTAGTGGCGCGATCCCTCAACCAAGCCGTAGGCGGCAAAGCCGCGCCGCTTTTCCCGGGCGTTGTGCTCGTCGTGCAGGGTGCGCGCGTGCTCCATCGTCGGTGTCGGCGCCTTTGGCACCGGTTGCACGTACGTGAAATAGACGTAGCGGGGGCAAAAGACAAACTGCTTGATATCCGAGACGCGAAACATCATGAACACCGCCCCCTCATCCTATAACGCTTCCGACTCCAGCTTCACGATCCCGGCCCGACAGGCTTCGCACACCGGGACGATGATGACATTGCCCTGCCCTTGGCGAAGCAAGCGGACCATCGCCCGCTCGAGATCGCGCAAGCGGGTTCGCGGCAATCGCCCGTAGAACGAGCTGTATTGCACGCGGACCAGGCCGTAATCCTTGCACGTCTCGGCAACGCGGTTGCGAATTTTGTCTTCGGAGATGTCGTAGATGAGCAAATGATGCATCCTCACCACTTCCCCCGAAACGGACGGTACGGCTTTCCGTCTCGCAAAAACGAGGCCAGCGCGCGCGCTTGCAGCTGGATGATCGTCTTGAGGCGGTGGCGCTGCCCGTTGTAAAGCTCGCGCTGATCAAAACGTTCCAGAAGGCGTTCCTTCAACAGCCGGCGCGTTTCTCTCTCGAGGGAAATGCGCCCCTCTTCCTCCACCAGCCGCGGCTTCAATCCGCGCCTGAGCAGCGCGACGATGACGCGGTCCACAAGCGGACGGAATTCTTCCATTAAGTCAAACCGGAGCGATTCGCGCCCCGAACGATCGGTGTGCAGAAAGCCGCCGTAGGGGTCAAGCCCCGCGCGCAAGATGCCGCCCATGACCACGCTGCCCAAGAGCCCGTACCCGTAATTGAGCATCAGGTTGACGGGATCCGTCGGGTCCCACACCTGCCGGCCGGGAAACGCCACCCGGTCGCGCAGCAAGGCGGCAACGCCCCGCCAATAGGCCTGTGCCGCGAGGGCTTCGGCGTTGAGCAGATCCGGGCGAACCTCTTCCAAACAGGCCCCGTCCAACTCGATCAGGCGCTGGCGATGACGCCCAATTTCCGCAATGGCCAGCTCGACTTCGCGGTGCAGCCGTGCGTCCTCCACGCCGCGCAGAAAGTACTTCAGGGTGTTCACCTGGTTGTCCAGCTTGCCCACCAAAAAGCCCTTGACCGCCTGCACCCCGCGCCGGTCGCCCAGGGCGGCAAACTGCTCCCGCCGCGTTTTCACCGTGCCGTGCAGCCCCGGCGCATACAGAACGGCATAAGGCTGATGCCGGTAGTCGGTAAAGTGCACGAGCACGCCGTGTTCGCTGCACAACTCCAGCGCATCCGACGTGATGGCCACCCCGCGCGACAGCACCACCACGTCCTCCACATCGAGCACCGGGTATTCGCCCACCACTTCGCCCCGCTTTTTGACCACCAGCCGCTTGCTCGTCTTCCCGATGCTGACGCCGTGTTCGTCCACAATGAGCGATGGCAAGGAAAACGCCCCCTTTCTCCGTCTCCCGTAACAGGATCGACGGAGAATCGGGGGCTTAAACGTGCGCGGCTACTTGCGGCTTGTCGCGACGTTCACCCGCCGGTAGTGGCTGTAGCCGCGCGACGAGGCGACCAACCGATAGGGGATGGCCGTCGGCACAAAGACGCGGTCTTTGCCGATGCGCAGCCGCTCATCGGAATAGGTGTTGACGCGGTCAAAGGTGGCCGACGGGCCCACATCGTCGAGGGGCTGGAAGACGACGTTGAGCGTCAGCGTGGAGCGGCTGTTGTCGAGGACGTGCCAGGTGAAGGAAGGCGGCAGCTCGGCCAGCTCCTCGACGCCGCAAAATTGCACGAAACTGCCGCGCTTTCCCAGGTACTGGACATGGGCGAGCAGCCGCACCAGCTCCTCACGCTTGTCCCCCACCTCGGCCAGGCGGAAGGCGATGCGCAAGCGGCCGCGGAAGAAGGCGTACTCCCGGTAGGCAATGGTGGAATCAAAGGCCCGGCCCGATTTCTTGTCGTGGGGCTCGCGCAACACCTTGACAAAGGTGTGGTTCACCACCGCTTCCTCCGGGGGCTCGAGGTAGATCGTGAGGGGCTTGACCCAGGTAAAGACCGCTTCCCCATCCAAACCGCTGCGGAAGGCGGCTTCCACCAAGGCCAGCTTGATGCTGTAGGGCGTCGGCACCAGGTTGGTGCGCGCCCCCGAGCTGGTGGCCATCGAGCTTTTTTGCGAGAAGAGCGCGGTGGGCCGATACGTGGCAACCAACCACACGGCGTCACGCCTCCACGTCCAGCGTTTCGATCAGCTCGGCCATGTGGGCGGCAAACTCGCTGAGCGACGCAAAGGCCCGCGTGGCGACGGCGCCGGGATACAGGCGGTTGAGCTGCTCGGCGATGCCCTCGATTTCGCGGCGGTAGTCCGACG
Coding sequences within it:
- the cas4 gene encoding CRISPR-associated protein Cas4 → MMFRVSDIKQFVFCPRYVYFTYVQPVPKAPTPTMEHARTLHDEHNAREKRRGFAAYGLVEGSRHYHVPVYAEKLGLRGKIDLVIDAEAPNANGQRYYPVECKDTASGVRNNFKYQLAAYAMALEEVTGTPVHKAFLYIIPEKRAHNVPITEGLRTHIRRMLTMMRTMVEREIFPEPRSRARCFSCEMRRYCNDLDDASGAFEESPAQAKRLVDCF
- the cas1 gene encoding CRISPR-associated endonuclease Cas1 translates to MPSLIVDEHGVSIGKTSKRLVVKKRGEVVGEYPVLDVEDVVVLSRGVAITSDALELCSEHGVLVHFTDYRHQPYAVLYAPGLHGTVKTRREQFAALGDRRGVQAVKGFLVGKLDNQVNTLKYFLRGVEDARLHREVELAIAEIGRHRQRLIELDGACLEEVRPDLLNAEALAAQAYWRGVAALLRDRVAFPGRQVWDPTDPVNLMLNYGYGLLGSVVMGGILRAGLDPYGGFLHTDRSGRESLRFDLMEEFRPLVDRVIVALLRRGLKPRLVEEEGRISLERETRRLLKERLLERFDQRELYNGQRHRLKTIIQLQARALASFLRDGKPYRPFRGKW
- the cas2 gene encoding CRISPR-associated endonuclease Cas2, with protein sequence MHHLLIYDISEDKIRNRVAETCKDYGLVRVQYSSFYGRLPRTRLRDLERAMVRLLRQGQGNVIIVPVCEACRAGIVKLESEAL